In the Paralichthys olivaceus isolate ysfri-2021 chromosome 17, ASM2471397v2, whole genome shotgun sequence genome, one interval contains:
- the qtrt2 gene encoding queuine tRNA-ribosyltransferase accessory subunit 2 isoform X1, giving the protein MKLELSRLVQGGGRLGVLKGLGRTKQVCLEVPGCLLYTHLGTVPHLTQDTLQTLSNLPSVTQVSLSNIAEHQEVLEEFKDGFRKFAGLHDTLLYCSLHDSAAPCPTGYTTNKTVSVWGSGGRIELTVAKFMALQKIVQPDWYQSMADGETCQNNTSRKRVRKSVDRTLAHLDECLLVHQTSQELEGVEVFGVVEGGDILDERVRSARETAKRPVAGFCLDSLRSGSMDPALRTQLITAVTKELPEDKPRLLQGVGRPDEVLACVEAGVDLFESFFPFLVTERGCALCFSFDISPDPERAGTAPPAVLELDNDERDAAERTQLNGDLNLDDQTQMTSFEMNLKDKRYHDDFRPLVEGCGCYCCKNHQRAYLHHLLVTNELLAGVLLMIHNTAHYHGFFGALREAMASDRVDLLKRRALSERDEQTERKEQDG; this is encoded by the exons ATGAAGCTTGAGCTATCCCGGCTGGTTCAGGGAGGAGGTCGGCTGGGTGTCCTGAAGGGGCTCGGCAGGACGAAGCAGGTCTGCCTGGAGGTCCCGGGGTGTCTCCTGTACACACACTTGGGTACAGTCCCCCACCTCACCCAGGACACACTGCAGACCCTGAGCAACCTGCCCTCTGTCACCCAGGTCTCCCTGTCCAACAT AGCAGAGCACCAGGAGGTGTTGGAGGAGTTTAAGGATGGATTCAGGAAGTTTGCAG gtCTTCATGATACTTTGTTGTACTGCTCGCTCCACGACTCTGCCGCCCCCTGTCCAACAGGTTATACTACCAACAAA ACGGTGTCAGTGTGGGGCAGCGGTGGGCGGATAGAGCTAACTGTGGCCAAGTTCATGGCTCTGCAGAAGATTGTGCAGCCAGACTGGTACCAGAGCATGGCCGACGGAGAGACGTGTCAGAACAACACGTCACGGAAACGAGTTCGAAAGTCTGTTGATCGTACTCTCGCTCACTTGGACGAGTGTCTGCTGGTGCACCAAAcctcacag GAGTTGGAGGGGGTGGAGGTGTTCGGTGtggtggagggaggagacaTCCTTGATGAGAGGGTGCGCTCGGCCAGGGAGACGGCCAAGAGGCCCGTGGCTGGATTCTGTCTGGACAGCCTCCGGAGCGGCTCCATGGACCCGGCCCTGAGGACCCAGCTCATCACTGCTGTGACCAAAGAGCTGCCTGAGGACAAACCCAG ACTGCTGCAGGGTGTCGGACGACCCGACGAGGTGCTCGCCTGTGTGGAGGCCGGCGTGGACCTGTTCGAGAGCTTTTTCCCATTCTTGGTGACGGAGCGAGGCTGTGCTCTCTGCTTCAGCTTTGACATCTCCCCGGACCCGGAGCGCGCAGgtacagcgccccctgcag TGCTGGAGCTGGACAATGATGAGAGGGACGCTGCAGAGAGGACACAACTGAATGGAGATCTCAATCTTGACGATCAAACACAAATGACGTCCTTTGAGATGAATCTCAAAGACAAGAG GTACCACGACGACTTCAGGCCCCTGGTTGAGGGGTGTGGCTGCTACTGCTGCAAGAACCACCAGAGGGCGTACCTGCACCACCTGCTGGTGACCAATGAGCTGCTGGCCGGAGTCCTGCTCATGATCCACAACACAGCCCACTATCACGGCTTCTTTGGCGCCTTAAGAGAGGCTATGGCCAGTGATAGAGTGGACCTCCTGAAGAGACGGGCACTTAGTGAGAGGGATGAGCAGACTGAGAGAAAAGAGCAAGATGGATAA
- the qtrt2 gene encoding queuine tRNA-ribosyltransferase accessory subunit 2 isoform X2 translates to MKLELSRLVQGGGRLGVLKGLGRTKQVCLEVPGCLLYTHLGTVPHLTQDTLQTLSNLPSVTQVSLSNIAEHQEVLEEFKDGFRKFAGLHDTLLYCSLHDSAAPCPTGYTTNKTVSVWGSGGRIELTVAKFMALQKIVQPDWYQSMADGETCQNNTSRKRVRKSVDRTLAHLDECLLVHQTSQELEGVEVFGVVEGGDILDERVRSARETAKRPVAGFCLDSLRSGSMDPALRTQLITAVTKELPEDKPRLLQGVGRPDEVLACVEAGVDLFESFFPFLVTERGCALCFSFDISPDPERAVLELDNDERDAAERTQLNGDLNLDDQTQMTSFEMNLKDKRYHDDFRPLVEGCGCYCCKNHQRAYLHHLLVTNELLAGVLLMIHNTAHYHGFFGALREAMASDRVDLLKRRALSERDEQTERKEQDG, encoded by the exons ATGAAGCTTGAGCTATCCCGGCTGGTTCAGGGAGGAGGTCGGCTGGGTGTCCTGAAGGGGCTCGGCAGGACGAAGCAGGTCTGCCTGGAGGTCCCGGGGTGTCTCCTGTACACACACTTGGGTACAGTCCCCCACCTCACCCAGGACACACTGCAGACCCTGAGCAACCTGCCCTCTGTCACCCAGGTCTCCCTGTCCAACAT AGCAGAGCACCAGGAGGTGTTGGAGGAGTTTAAGGATGGATTCAGGAAGTTTGCAG gtCTTCATGATACTTTGTTGTACTGCTCGCTCCACGACTCTGCCGCCCCCTGTCCAACAGGTTATACTACCAACAAA ACGGTGTCAGTGTGGGGCAGCGGTGGGCGGATAGAGCTAACTGTGGCCAAGTTCATGGCTCTGCAGAAGATTGTGCAGCCAGACTGGTACCAGAGCATGGCCGACGGAGAGACGTGTCAGAACAACACGTCACGGAAACGAGTTCGAAAGTCTGTTGATCGTACTCTCGCTCACTTGGACGAGTGTCTGCTGGTGCACCAAAcctcacag GAGTTGGAGGGGGTGGAGGTGTTCGGTGtggtggagggaggagacaTCCTTGATGAGAGGGTGCGCTCGGCCAGGGAGACGGCCAAGAGGCCCGTGGCTGGATTCTGTCTGGACAGCCTCCGGAGCGGCTCCATGGACCCGGCCCTGAGGACCCAGCTCATCACTGCTGTGACCAAAGAGCTGCCTGAGGACAAACCCAG ACTGCTGCAGGGTGTCGGACGACCCGACGAGGTGCTCGCCTGTGTGGAGGCCGGCGTGGACCTGTTCGAGAGCTTTTTCCCATTCTTGGTGACGGAGCGAGGCTGTGCTCTCTGCTTCAGCTTTGACATCTCCCCGGACCCGGAGCGCGCAG TGCTGGAGCTGGACAATGATGAGAGGGACGCTGCAGAGAGGACACAACTGAATGGAGATCTCAATCTTGACGATCAAACACAAATGACGTCCTTTGAGATGAATCTCAAAGACAAGAG GTACCACGACGACTTCAGGCCCCTGGTTGAGGGGTGTGGCTGCTACTGCTGCAAGAACCACCAGAGGGCGTACCTGCACCACCTGCTGGTGACCAATGAGCTGCTGGCCGGAGTCCTGCTCATGATCCACAACACAGCCCACTATCACGGCTTCTTTGGCGCCTTAAGAGAGGCTATGGCCAGTGATAGAGTGGACCTCCTGAAGAGACGGGCACTTAGTGAGAGGGATGAGCAGACTGAGAGAAAAGAGCAAGATGGATAA